From Xiphophorus maculatus strain JP 163 A chromosome 12, X_maculatus-5.0-male, whole genome shotgun sequence, the proteins below share one genomic window:
- the idnk gene encoding probable gluconokinase: MIYIIMGVSGCGKTSLGTFLSEKLGWPFYEGDNFHPQENIEKMARGEPLTDQDRFPWLLRLHEVIERERSSGSDALLACSALKRLYRQILLHGSTVVAPTSSASLPSSPEVFFLYLHGDYDLIHQRMVARQGHYMKADLLRSQFDILEPPSDEENVLTLDIRKSRSEMILEVEKHIESLKL; encoded by the exons ATGATCTACATCATAATGGGAGTCTCGGGTTGTGGAAA AACCAGTTTGGGGACATTCCTTTCTGAAAAG CTTGGCTGGCCCTTCTATGAAGGCGATAACTTCCACCCGCAGGAGAACATTGAGAAGATGGCTCGTGGAGAACCGCTCACAGACCAG GACAGATTTCCTTGGCTTCTCAGACTACATGAAGTCATTGAGAG AGAAAGGTCTTCAGGCTCAGATGCTCTTTTAGCGTGTTCAGCTCTGAAGCGCCTCTACCGGCAGATTCTCCTCCACGGCTCCACGGTGGTGGCACCAACCAGTAGCGCCTCACTTCCCTCCTCTCCAGAGGTCTTCTTCCTCTACCTGCATGGCGACTACGATCTCATTCACCAGAGGATGGTGGCCCGACAGGGACATTACATGAAGGCAGATCTGCTGCGCTCCCAGTTTGATATTTTGGAGCCTCCGTCAGACGAGGAAAACGTGCTCACGCTGGACATCAGGAAAAGCCGGAGCGAGATGATCCTGGAAGTAGAGAAGCACATTGAGAGTCTGAAGTTGTGA